The Xanthomonas sontii genome contains a region encoding:
- the zipA gene encoding cell division protein ZipA, with protein sequence MSDMAMLRIGILAAGLLLIAAIFLFGRPKKPSQGRRVEPADPAAPRREPSLGDAAPAAGDDALAAPGADGEAHQPDLGLPAAEAPGADLGKRPSQDFDKIVSLYVAARAGQVLRGEDIVVAAEKTGLTFGHMNVFHRLVEGHPERGPIFSMASIMKPGSFDMAHIREMETPAIAFFLTLPAPLTALDAWEKMLPTVQRMGELLDGVVLDDSRNALGRQRIAHIRDDLRAYDRQHQAPPLTKAPRW encoded by the coding sequence ATGTCCGACATGGCAATGCTACGCATCGGCATCCTCGCCGCCGGCTTGCTGTTGATTGCGGCGATCTTCCTGTTCGGCCGCCCGAAGAAACCGAGCCAGGGCCGGCGCGTGGAGCCGGCCGATCCGGCCGCGCCGCGCCGCGAACCCTCGCTGGGCGACGCCGCCCCGGCCGCCGGCGACGACGCGCTGGCCGCGCCCGGCGCGGACGGCGAAGCGCACCAGCCCGACTTGGGCCTGCCTGCGGCAGAGGCGCCCGGCGCCGACCTCGGCAAGCGGCCGAGCCAGGATTTCGACAAGATCGTCTCGCTGTATGTCGCCGCCCGCGCCGGGCAGGTGCTGCGCGGCGAGGACATCGTGGTGGCCGCGGAGAAGACCGGCCTGACCTTCGGCCACATGAACGTGTTCCACCGCCTGGTGGAAGGGCATCCCGAGCGCGGCCCGATCTTCAGCATGGCCAGCATCATGAAGCCGGGCAGCTTCGACATGGCGCACATCCGCGAGATGGAGACCCCGGCGATCGCCTTCTTCCTGACCCTGCCGGCGCCGCTGACCGCGCTCGACGCCTGGGAGAAGATGCTGCCGACCGTGCAGCGCATGGGCGAACTGCTCGACGGCGTGGTCCTGGACGATAGCCGCAACGCCCTCGGACGCCAGCGCATCGCCCACATCCGCGACGACCTGCGCGCCTACGACCGCCAGCACCAGGCACCGCCATTGACGAAGGCGCCGCGCTGGTAG
- the smc gene encoding chromosome segregation protein SMC → MRLSTIKLSGFKSFVDPTTLHLPTNMTGIVGPNGCGKSNIIDAVRWVMGESSASRLRGDSLTDVIFSGSSARKPVSQATVELIFDNTDHTIAGEYASFNEISVKRQVSRDGSSSYYLNGTKCRRRDITDLFLGTGLGPRSYSIIEQGMISQIIEARPEDLRVYLEEAAGISKYKERRKETETRIRHTRENLERLGDLREEIGKQLEHLKRQARQAEQYQALQEERRIKDAQWKALEYRGLDGRLQGLREALGQEETRLQQLIAEQRDAEARIETGRVRREEAAEALSTAQAEVYKVGSTLARIEQQIQHQRDLSQRLHKARDETQTALAELGQHIGTDEAKLALLRESVDVAGPQLEQLQEDNEYKQEALREAEARLADWQQRWESHQRNTAEASRAGEVERTRVDYLDRQSLEAERRREALLAERAGLDLDALAEAFAQLELQHETQRAALDGLTEQVEARKQAVAALQDQQRSAQAELADVRKQAQAARGRLSSLETLQQAALGQEQGAAVAWLQARGLDSAARVGERLNVESGWENAVEGALGQLIEGVLVEAPEQLVDALGELGEGRIALVSGAEAAETFAPTSLAAKVQGPIAIRRLLARLHAAEDLSAARALLPQLGEGDSIVTRDGARLGQGWLRVSRSGAAKQGALLREREIQSLRGQIETLQEREADLEHRLGEMRAQLLAGEQQREDAQRQLYQAHRSASELAGQLQSQQGKVDAARTRIERIELEVAQLLETLDSSREQAREARSKLEDAVTSMGDLESVRHALESERRQLTEARDLARDAARRVREASHALALTLESQRTQIASLSQALERMGNQRGQLDARLGELSAQLNEGDSPVLALEAEHQAALSERVRTDRALGEARALLDGIDNELRALEQTRQQRDEQALAQRERIAQRRLDQQALVLSAEQLSAAVVKAGFVLEDVINGLPEHADPVEWEQAVQQIDGRMRRLEPVNLAAISEYGEAAQRAEYLEAQDVDLNTALETLEDAIRKIDRETRGRFKDTFDRVNSGVQALYPRLFGGGHAYLELTGEDLLDTGVAIMARPPGKRVSSISLLSGGEKAMTAVALVFAIFQLNPAPFCLLDEVDAPLDEANVGRLAAMVKEMSEKVQFLFVSHNKATMEAAHQLSGVTMREPGVSRLVSVDLEEAARLAGAA, encoded by the coding sequence ATGCGCCTGTCGACCATCAAGCTGTCCGGCTTCAAGTCCTTCGTCGATCCGACCACGCTGCACCTGCCGACCAACATGACCGGCATCGTCGGTCCGAACGGCTGCGGCAAGTCGAACATCATCGACGCGGTGCGCTGGGTGATGGGCGAAAGCTCGGCCAGCCGGCTGCGCGGCGATTCGCTGACGGACGTGATCTTCTCCGGCTCGTCGGCGCGCAAGCCGGTGTCGCAGGCCACGGTGGAGCTGATCTTCGACAACACCGACCACACCATCGCCGGCGAGTACGCCTCGTTCAACGAGATCTCGGTCAAGCGCCAGGTCAGCCGCGACGGCAGCAGCAGCTACTACCTCAACGGCACCAAGTGCCGGCGCCGCGACATCACCGATCTGTTCCTGGGCACCGGCCTGGGCCCGCGCAGCTACTCGATCATCGAGCAGGGCATGATCAGCCAGATCATCGAGGCGCGCCCGGAAGACCTGCGCGTGTACCTGGAGGAGGCCGCCGGCATCTCCAAGTACAAGGAGCGGCGCAAGGAGACCGAGACCCGCATCCGCCACACCCGCGAGAACCTGGAGCGCCTGGGCGACCTGCGCGAGGAGATCGGCAAACAGCTCGAGCACCTCAAGCGGCAGGCGCGCCAGGCCGAGCAGTACCAGGCGCTGCAGGAAGAGCGGCGGATCAAGGATGCGCAGTGGAAGGCGCTGGAGTACCGCGGCCTGGACGGGCGCCTGCAGGGCCTGCGCGAGGCGCTGGGCCAGGAAGAGACCCGCCTGCAGCAGCTGATCGCCGAGCAGCGCGATGCCGAGGCGCGCATCGAGACCGGCCGCGTGCGTCGCGAGGAGGCCGCCGAGGCGCTCAGCACCGCGCAGGCCGAGGTCTACAAGGTCGGCAGCACCCTGGCCCGGATCGAGCAGCAGATCCAGCACCAGCGCGACCTGTCGCAGCGCCTGCACAAGGCGCGCGACGAGACGCAGACGGCGCTGGCCGAACTCGGCCAGCACATCGGCACCGACGAGGCCAAGCTGGCGCTGCTGCGCGAATCGGTGGACGTGGCCGGCCCGCAGCTGGAGCAGCTGCAGGAAGACAACGAATACAAGCAGGAAGCGCTGCGCGAGGCCGAGGCGCGCCTGGCCGACTGGCAGCAGCGCTGGGAATCGCACCAGCGCAACACCGCCGAAGCCTCGCGTGCCGGCGAAGTGGAGCGCACCCGCGTCGATTACCTGGACCGGCAGTCGCTGGAGGCCGAGCGCCGCCGCGAGGCGCTGCTGGCCGAGCGCGCCGGGCTGGACCTGGACGCGCTGGCCGAGGCGTTCGCGCAACTGGAACTGCAGCACGAGACCCAGCGCGCCGCGCTGGACGGGCTGACCGAGCAGGTCGAGGCGCGCAAGCAGGCGGTGGCGGCGCTGCAGGACCAGCAGCGCAGCGCGCAGGCCGAACTGGCCGACGTGCGCAAGCAGGCGCAGGCCGCGCGCGGCCGGCTGTCGTCGCTGGAAACCCTGCAGCAGGCCGCACTCGGCCAGGAGCAGGGCGCGGCGGTGGCCTGGCTGCAGGCGCGCGGGCTGGATTCGGCGGCGCGCGTCGGCGAACGGCTCAACGTCGAGAGCGGCTGGGAGAACGCGGTCGAAGGCGCGCTCGGGCAGTTGATCGAAGGCGTGTTGGTCGAGGCGCCGGAACAACTGGTCGACGCCCTTGGCGAACTCGGCGAAGGCCGCATCGCCCTGGTCAGCGGCGCGGAGGCGGCCGAGACCTTCGCGCCGACCTCGCTGGCGGCCAAGGTGCAGGGGCCGATCGCGATCCGTCGGCTGTTGGCGCGGCTGCACGCGGCCGAGGATTTGAGTGCGGCGCGCGCGCTGCTGCCGCAGCTGGGCGAGGGCGATTCCATCGTCACCCGCGACGGCGCGCGCCTGGGCCAGGGCTGGCTGCGCGTGTCGCGGTCCGGCGCGGCCAAGCAGGGCGCACTGCTGCGCGAGCGCGAGATCCAGAGCCTGCGCGGCCAGATCGAGACGCTGCAGGAGCGCGAGGCCGATCTCGAACACCGCCTCGGCGAGATGCGCGCCCAGTTGCTGGCCGGCGAGCAGCAGCGCGAGGACGCGCAGCGCCAGCTGTACCAGGCGCACCGCAGCGCCTCCGAACTGGCCGGACAGTTGCAGAGCCAGCAAGGCAAGGTCGACGCCGCGCGCACCCGCATCGAACGCATCGAGCTGGAGGTCGCGCAGCTGCTGGAAACCCTGGACAGCAGCCGCGAGCAAGCGCGCGAGGCACGCTCCAAGCTGGAGGACGCGGTCACCAGCATGGGCGACCTGGAATCGGTGCGGCACGCGCTGGAAAGCGAGCGCCGCCAACTCACCGAGGCGCGCGACCTGGCCCGCGACGCCGCGCGGCGGGTGCGCGAGGCCTCGCACGCCCTGGCCCTGACCCTGGAGTCGCAGCGCACCCAGATCGCCTCGCTGAGCCAGGCGCTGGAGCGGATGGGCAACCAGCGCGGGCAACTGGACGCGCGCCTGGGCGAACTCAGCGCGCAGTTGAACGAGGGCGACTCGCCGGTGCTGGCGCTGGAGGCCGAACACCAGGCCGCGCTGAGCGAGCGCGTGCGCACCGACCGCGCGCTCGGCGAGGCGCGCGCGCTGCTGGATGGCATCGACAATGAATTGCGCGCGCTGGAGCAGACCCGCCAGCAGCGCGACGAACAGGCGCTGGCGCAGCGCGAACGCATCGCCCAGCGCCGGCTCGACCAGCAGGCGCTGGTGCTCAGCGCCGAGCAGCTGTCGGCGGCGGTGGTCAAGGCCGGCTTCGTGCTCGAGGACGTGATCAACGGCCTGCCCGAACATGCCGACCCCGTCGAGTGGGAGCAGGCGGTGCAGCAGATCGATGGACGCATGCGCCGGCTGGAACCGGTCAACCTGGCGGCGATCAGCGAGTACGGCGAGGCCGCGCAGCGCGCCGAGTACCTGGAAGCGCAGGACGTCGACCTGAACACCGCGCTGGAGACCCTGGAAGACGCCATCCGCAAGATCGACCGCGAGACCCGCGGCCGCTTCAAGGACACCTTCGACCGGGTCAACTCCGGCGTGCAGGCGCTGTATCCGCGTCTGTTCGGCGGCGGCCACGCCTACCTGGAACTGACCGGCGAGGACCTGCTGGACACCGGCGTGGCGATCATGGCGCGGCCCCCGGGCAAGCGCGTGTCCAGCATCTCGCTGCTGTCCGGCGGCGAGAAGGCGATGACTGCGGTTGCCCTGGTGTTCGCGATCTTCCAGCTCAACCCGGCGCCGTTCTGCCTGCTCGACGAGGTGGACGCGCCGCTGGACGAGGCCAACGTCGGCCGCCTGGCGGCGATGGTCAAGGAAATGAGCGAGAAAGTGCAGTTCCTGTTCGTCAGCCACAACAAGGCGACGATGGAGGCGGCGCATCAGCTCAGCGGCGTCACCATGCGCGAGCCCGGCGTCAGCCGCCTGGTCAGCGTGGACCTCGAGGAGGCCGCGCGTTTGGCGGGCGCGGCCTGA
- a CDS encoding pyridoxal phosphate-dependent aminotransferase → MSLPVSRRSFLSLATSGLALGAVGLAPVAEAARRKATDTAAATPGVVPATGTVYLNFNECPLGPSPAALAAAQAILPRSGRYLFELSDELIAAFVGQQRLPADHVAAYPGSSEPLARAARAFTSPRAGVVVADPTFEAVADVAAAHGAPVRRVPLRADGAHDVKAMASVDPNAGLIYLCNPNNPTGSITKRADIEWLLANKPASSVLLVDEAYLHYSDEPSVIDLIGQRQDLLVLRTFSKLYGMAGLRLGLAVAAPGLQTRLAAFGQNPVSVPALAAGIASLQDLQLVPTRRAENARIRDATIAWLQSKGYKCLPSQANCFMVDVKRDGAAFAAAMAKQGVIVGRSWPIWPKLVRVTVGSEAEMLRFREAFVKARK, encoded by the coding sequence GTGTCGCTACCGGTCTCGCGCCGTTCCTTCCTGTCCCTGGCTACCTCCGGTTTGGCGCTGGGCGCCGTGGGCCTGGCGCCCGTCGCCGAGGCGGCGCGGCGCAAGGCCACCGACACTGCTGCGGCAACACCTGGCGTAGTGCCAGCAACCGGCACGGTGTACCTGAACTTCAACGAATGCCCGCTGGGTCCCTCGCCCGCGGCGCTGGCGGCGGCACAGGCGATCCTGCCGCGTAGCGGGCGCTATCTGTTCGAGCTGTCGGACGAGCTGATCGCCGCCTTCGTCGGCCAGCAGCGCCTGCCGGCCGACCACGTGGCGGCGTATCCCGGTTCCAGCGAGCCGCTCGCCCGCGCCGCGCGCGCCTTCACCTCGCCGCGCGCCGGCGTGGTGGTGGCCGATCCGACCTTCGAGGCGGTGGCCGATGTGGCTGCCGCGCATGGCGCACCGGTGCGGCGGGTACCGCTGCGCGCCGACGGCGCGCACGACGTCAAGGCCATGGCCAGCGTCGATCCGAATGCCGGCCTGATCTACCTATGCAATCCGAACAACCCGACTGGTTCGATCACCAAGCGCGCCGACATCGAATGGCTGCTGGCCAACAAGCCTGCGTCCAGCGTGTTGCTGGTCGACGAGGCCTACCTGCACTACAGCGACGAGCCGTCGGTGATCGACCTGATCGGCCAGCGCCAGGACCTGCTGGTGCTGCGCACCTTCTCCAAGCTGTATGGCATGGCCGGGCTGCGCCTGGGCTTGGCGGTGGCCGCGCCGGGGCTGCAGACCAGGCTGGCCGCGTTCGGCCAGAATCCGGTGTCGGTGCCTGCGCTGGCCGCCGGCATCGCCAGCCTGCAGGACCTGCAACTGGTGCCGACCCGCCGCGCCGAGAACGCGCGCATTCGCGACGCCACCATCGCCTGGCTGCAGAGCAAGGGCTACAAGTGCCTGCCGTCGCAGGCCAATTGCTTCATGGTCGACGTCAAGCGCGACGGCGCCGCCTTCGCCGCGGCGATGGCCAAGCAAGGCGTGATCGTCGGCCGCAGCTGGCCGATCTGGCCGAAGCTGGTGCGCGTCACCGTCGGCAGCGAAGCGGAGATGCTGCGGTTTCGGGAGGCGTTTGTTAAGGCGCGCAAGTAG